DNA from Rubripirellula lacrimiformis:
GGAGAAGGCAAGTTCGAGTTCGAGTTTAAGTTCGAGTTTAAGTTTTCAAGCCGCTTTTTGGTCCGCAACTTGAACTTGAACTTGAACTTGAACTTGAACTTGAACTTGAACTTGAACTTGAACTTGAACTTGAACTTGAACTCGAACTCGGGTTCTCCAGCCGACTCGACCGTGACGGACGACTGCCGCCGCCTGCGAAGAGGCGATCCGCGTGATCCCAGATGGAATCACTTGGGGGCGGTTCGGTCCCATAGTAAGAAAAGTTCGAGTTTAAGTTCGAGTTCGAGTTTAAGTTATCGAACTGTGCGCCCGCCTTGAACTCGTCCTCGAATCAGCCCCGTCACGCGATCAGATCGAAAGAGTCGCGACTACCACAGCGGCACCCGCGAAGTAGCCGACCACGGCCCAGCCGGTGATGTGCTTCACGTACCACACGAAATCGACCGTCTCGATCCCCATCGCTGCGACTCCGGCGGCAGATCCGATGATCAGACAGCTGCCCCCGGTGCCAGCGCAGTAGGCCAATAGCATCCAAAATGGATCGTTCGTCGGCATCTGATACATCTCTAGACCGGCGGCCACTAGCGGGACGTTGTCGACCACCGAAGACACCAGTCCGATGACGATGGCGACGACATCTCGGTTCTGAACGCTGTGGTCCAACCACAGTGCGGTCGATGTCAACCACCCGGTTGCGCTGAGCGCACCGACGGCAAGCAGTGCAACCACCCCCAGAATCAAGAACAACCAACGGTGCCAGGGCTGGATATCGCTAGCGACTTTCTGAACCGGTGGTTTCAGCGAAAGCTGTCCCGGCATTCGGATCGAAAACCCAACCAGAGGAACCAGAAAACACACCAAGCTCCCCCAAAACAGTTCTTGCATCACCGGGACCGTTTCGATCTTGTGCTTGATCCACAGCATGGTGGTGGTCACGTCGCCAATCACGGTCCAGGCACCGCCCGCGTTTGCGGCGATCACAATCAACCCGATGAACCGCAACCTATCCTCGCGATCGTGGATCAGTTTGCGTAGCAACGACACCATCACGATCGTGGTTGTCAGGTTGTCTAGGATTGCAGACATAAAGAACGTCAAAAAGCCAACCGTCCACAACAGACTTCGTTTGTTCGTCGTCTGAATACGATCAGTGATCAGCGAGAACGATTCATGCGAATCGACCCGTTCAACGATGGTCATCGCCCCCATCAAGAAAAACAACTTCTCGAACGAGCGTCTCTGCATTTGCCGGCAAAACGCTGCGTCATCTTCAATCCAGCATTTCACAATTGCGTTGCGCCATCGATGCGCCGGCAATTGGTCCTTGTGCCCAGGGTGCAAATTGCTGCACCTGACCATGCAAAGATCTGCGTTGATGTTTCTCGCATGCCCTGGACACAAGCACGATTTCCCCCGAACGCAGTGACCGAATGAGCGTTAGTCGTCCGTGATCGGATCGACCGTTATCGTGCGAATTGCGGTCTCAATCGCGTCTTGCCCTCGATCCCTGATCGATCCGTCCCACGCCAAGGCCAAGATCGCGGCATCCCGTTGGCACGACGGATGCAATGGGGATGGTCCTGCAAACTGAAACGTCAGGCACCACTACATCCAACGGTGTCTGGACCGACGGATTTCAAATCATGAAAGGAACATCACCATGTCACGCTTCTCTACCGCCTTGTCGCTGATCAGCGCATTGGTATCCGGCAGCGTTTACGATTCTGCGAACGCGGCCCCGGTTCGCACCTCCCCATCGAACGTTCCGCTGGTGCAATCGATCGACACCGAAGACGAAGCCCACCGGATCAAGATGGATGCGCGGATTCAACTGGGCACCGAACTGGGCAGAAAGTAGCGAGCGTTTGCATGGGAATTCGCACAACCGCCACTGCATCCCGGGCGCCGCCGACCATCGCTGGATCGACGTCTGGTGTGGGGCTAGACGATAGAACGAGTATCCATCACTTGCATCACTTGCATCACTTGCATCACTTGCATCACTTGCATCACTTGCATCAATGGCACTCCACGTCGTCGGCACTTGTAGAGGAAAACTTATCGAACACCAGATAAAGCACGGGAGCGAGTACCAGCACGACCAAGGTGCTGAACGATAGCCCGAACGCCAAACTGGTGGCCATTGGCGAGACCACCTGGGCCTCCTTGGATCGTTCCAGCAAAATCGGCAGCATCCCGGCCACGGTCGTGACCGATGTCAACAGCACCGCCCGGAATCGACGACGCCCACCGTCAATGATGGCGTCATGGATTGGCAACCCATCGGCCACACGTCGGTTGATAAAATCCACCAACACGATCGAATCGTTCACGACGACACCGGCCAACGCCACGATGCCAAAAATACTGAACAGCGTTAAGTCGATGTTCATCACGATGTGTCCGATGATCGCACCGATGAAACCAAACGGGATGATGGCCAGGATCAGGACGGCTTGCCAGGACGAATTGAACTGAATCGTCAGCAGCAAGAACATCGCTCCTAAGACGACGAAAAAACCAAGCGTCAAACTGTTGACCGTTTCGTCGGTTTGTTCTTGTTGACCGGCCCATTCGAGTTGAACGCCGGGAAATTCCTCGGCCAACATCGGTACAAAACTGGCACGCATGTCAGCCACCACGTTGAACGCGTTCCCCCGTTCTTCGTCGACGTCGGCAACGACACCGATGCTGCGCATTTGGTTGACGCGTCTGATTTCCGAGTAGCCGCGAGAGACGCTGACGTCGGCCACTTCCCCCAATGGTCGTTCCATGCCATCGCCATTGCGGATGCGAATGTCATCGAAACTGATCAAAGTGTTGCGATCTTCGCGTGGATATCGCACTCGCAGTGGCACCTCGTGCCGACCACGCTGCAGTCGCATCACTTCTTCGCCATAGTACGATGCCCGGACTGTGCCGGCGACGTCGGCCAACGATACACCCATCGCTTTGGCATCATCGCGAACCTTGATTCGATATTCCCATTTGCCTTGCCGAGTATCGGTTGCGATATCGGACACGTAGGGGTATTCGCTGAGCTTGGTTTTAACGCGATCGATAGCGGCATCCAGTTGACCAAGATTGTCAGCCGTCGCCATCAATCGAATCTCGATTGGCAACGAAGCGGGACCGCGCGGGGTCGCCCCATAGGCGACGGCTTCGGCGCCGGGAAAACGCCCAGCTTCCTCGCGCCACATCCGCACGATTTCGTCGCTCGATACCGTCCGCAATCCAATATCGTTCAATTGCACAAACAGACCGCCCAGATGGCTGGCCGGGCTGACCCCAATTTCGTCCCCCGACGACCCCACAGTCCGCTGAACCGCCTTCACAAATCCGCCCGGATCTTGGGTTAGATTCTCGTCGATCGATCGTTGATTGACCCGCCAAATCGCCGCCTCGATCTGCTGCGTGGCCCGATCGGTTACCGAGACCGGCGTCCCATCCGGGTAGACCACTTGGCAGGTGATGAACCCAAAGTCGATTTTGGGCAGCAGCAGGAACGGCACCATCCCGGATCGGACGACGCCCACCGACAAGATCAACATGCCCGCCAATGTCGACAAAACGATCGCTGGATTCAGCAACGACCAACGCAGCACCGGCGTGTAGACCGCGTCCACGGTCCAGGTCAGCAATCGGCTCATGCCGTGATTCGCTTTCTGCATCAGCCAGCCCAGCGGACGCAGCGGCAACAGCAACCACGTCAACGCGTCCAAAAACCGACTTCGTCGGTGCGATAGGTGGGCAGGCAGAATCGTCAAACTTTCGAACATCGAAATCACTAGCATCGCACCCACACACAACGGCAGCACCACGGTCAGCCGTTTGATCCGGCCTTCCATGTACATGATCGGCGCGAACGCGATCACCGTCGTCATGATCGCGGTGATCACCGACGGCATCACCTCGTAGGCACCATCGATTGCCGCCTGACGATAGCTTTTCCCCATCTCCCGGTGCGCGTACACGTTCTCGCCAACGACGATGGCATCATCAACGACGATCCCCAGCGCGATCAAGAATGCGAACATCGACGTCATGTTCAGCGTCTGACCGCCGAAGTACATGTAGATGCAGGCGCCAAGAAGCGAAACAGGAATGCCCAGCATCACCCACCACGCCAACCGCATTTCCAAAAACAAGGCCAAGACGATGAAAACCAGGGCCAGCCCCATCCAGGCATTTTTGGCCAACAGGTCCAAGCGATTCTTGACGCTCGTCGATCGATCCCGCATATCGATCATGGTGTAACCGTCGGGAAGATTGTCCTTGTTGTCCAGCACGTATTGGCGGACTTCGTCGGACACTTGGATCAGGTCGTCTGCGCTGGTCGTTTCCACCGACACGGACACCGCCGGACGCCCGTTGACTTGATTGATCGTTCCATCGACCGAAAACTCGTCGCGGACTTGACCCAGATCACCAACGGTAAGCACCGTGCCTCCGGGTTGGCTGACCAAGGGGATCTCGGCAATCCCTTTGCCCAGCGTGCTCTTATCGCTGCCACGCAGCAGCACTTCCTGAGACCGTCCACGCAGGGTTCCGCCGGGCAGTTCGACATTGTTGGCCCGAACGATGTCGGCCACCGCTTTCAGCGAAAGGTTGTATTCGCGCAGCCGGTGTTCCGGAATTTCGATGTCGATCTGATAGTCCGGTGTCCCAACCAGGTCACAGACCGAAACCGACGGCAACGCCAAGATCTCGCTCCGCACACGCTCGGCCACTCGCCGCAGTGCCATCGCTGCTTCGGCGACCGCTTCGTCGCTTCGGCCTTCGCCCGGTCCGGAACCTTCGGGGCCCATCACGGCGACACGAATCGCGGTCACGAAATTGGTTTGCAGTCGAATGTCTGCTTTCTCGGCCAGCTCGGGAAAGCTAGGTATCTGGCCGATCAGGGTGGTCACCTCGGTCAACACACGCTGGGCGTCGGCCTGCTTAGCATCGGGATCGAGTTCCAAGGACACCGAACCAACACCCTCTCGAGCCGACGACGTCATTTCCTCGATGCCGTCCACCGTCCGGATCGCTTCCTCGATCTTCTCCAGAATTCCCGCTTCGATCTCGTCTGGACTGGCGCCTGGATAGACAACCGAAACATTCAGAACGTACAGTTCGAAATCCGGCCAAAAATCGCGACGCAACTGCGAAAGGCTGTATGCCCCTAGCAGCAACACCCCCAGCATGATGACGTTCATCGCTTGCCAGTTTTTGACGGACCAAGAAATGATCGATTTCATCCGTCCACCTTTCCGGCCGATGCATCGCGGCGCACAGAATCACCTGCGTTGACAGCCGAATTGATTTTGGCCGGAGCATCGTCGACGATGCCCGCCGACGCAGGTTGTCGTATTGGTTCCGACATCAGCGCCATCCCCGGTGACGGATCGCTGATCGGCGAGATCACAACGCTGGATGATGCGTCGGCAACTCCGTTTCCAGGCGGTGATTCGATCATATCGACAATCACGCCATCATCGGAACGGGCGACGACGTGCACGTTTTGAATCCGAAGCCGGTGATTGTCATCCAACCACAATCGGTTGCCGGGCCGAATCGCCGTCTCAGGAACTTGAAACAAAGGTCGGTCCGGTGTCGCCATCAGAGTCACCGAGACAAACATGCCCCGCATCAAACGATTGCTCGACCCTCGCGCATCGGCAGCCCGCGGATCGTTGACGCGAAACAAACAAGGATACGTTCGCGTGTCCAGATCGATACCGGCTCCGTCAATTCGTTCTAACGAAGCGGTCCAC
Protein-coding regions in this window:
- a CDS encoding SLC13 family permease, whose protein sequence is MVRCSNLHPGHKDQLPAHRWRNAIVKCWIEDDAAFCRQMQRRSFEKLFFLMGAMTIVERVDSHESFSLITDRIQTTNKRSLLWTVGFLTFFMSAILDNLTTTIVMVSLLRKLIHDREDRLRFIGLIVIAANAGGAWTVIGDVTTTMLWIKHKIETVPVMQELFWGSLVCFLVPLVGFSIRMPGQLSLKPPVQKVASDIQPWHRWLFLILGVVALLAVGALSATGWLTSTALWLDHSVQNRDVVAIVIGLVSSVVDNVPLVAAGLEMYQMPTNDPFWMLLAYCAGTGGSCLIIGSAAGVAAMGIETVDFVWYVKHITGWAVVGYFAGAAVVVATLSI
- a CDS encoding efflux RND transporter permease subunit translates to MKSIISWSVKNWQAMNVIMLGVLLLGAYSLSQLRRDFWPDFELYVLNVSVVYPGASPDEIEAGILEKIEEAIRTVDGIEEMTSSAREGVGSVSLELDPDAKQADAQRVLTEVTTLIGQIPSFPELAEKADIRLQTNFVTAIRVAVMGPEGSGPGEGRSDEAVAEAAMALRRVAERVRSEILALPSVSVCDLVGTPDYQIDIEIPEHRLREYNLSLKAVADIVRANNVELPGGTLRGRSQEVLLRGSDKSTLGKGIAEIPLVSQPGGTVLTVGDLGQVRDEFSVDGTINQVNGRPAVSVSVETTSADDLIQVSDEVRQYVLDNKDNLPDGYTMIDMRDRSTSVKNRLDLLAKNAWMGLALVFIVLALFLEMRLAWWVMLGIPVSLLGACIYMYFGGQTLNMTSMFAFLIALGIVVDDAIVVGENVYAHREMGKSYRQAAIDGAYEVMPSVITAIMTTVIAFAPIMYMEGRIKRLTVVLPLCVGAMLVISMFESLTILPAHLSHRRSRFLDALTWLLLPLRPLGWLMQKANHGMSRLLTWTVDAVYTPVLRWSLLNPAIVLSTLAGMLILSVGVVRSGMVPFLLLPKIDFGFITCQVVYPDGTPVSVTDRATQQIEAAIWRVNQRSIDENLTQDPGGFVKAVQRTVGSSGDEIGVSPASHLGGLFVQLNDIGLRTVSSDEIVRMWREEAGRFPGAEAVAYGATPRGPASLPIEIRLMATADNLGQLDAAIDRVKTKLSEYPYVSDIATDTRQGKWEYRIKVRDDAKAMGVSLADVAGTVRASYYGEEVMRLQRGRHEVPLRVRYPREDRNTLISFDDIRIRNGDGMERPLGEVADVSVSRGYSEIRRVNQMRSIGVVADVDEERGNAFNVVADMRASFVPMLAEEFPGVQLEWAGQQEQTDETVNSLTLGFFVVLGAMFLLLTIQFNSSWQAVLILAIIPFGFIGAIIGHIVMNIDLTLFSIFGIVALAGVVVNDSIVLVDFINRRVADGLPIHDAIIDGGRRRFRAVLLTSVTTVAGMLPILLERSKEAQVVSPMATSLAFGLSFSTLVVLVLAPVLYLVFDKFSSTSADDVECH